The following are encoded together in the Xanthomonas vesicatoria ATCC 35937 genome:
- a CDS encoding phage tail protein: protein MSEFFIGQVMLTGFAFAPKYFAQCNGQLLPVNQNQALFSLLGPRFGGDGRTTFALPDLRGRTPVGYAPSADANRQPPVAPMGQAGGAEAVTLLPANLPAHNHLVECSSTGGNNRTPTGRVFATNMVTSGAATPLYAAPGTTVPLAPATVAPAGGDQPHPNLQPYTTINFCIALSGIFPSRS, encoded by the coding sequence ATGAGCGAGTTTTTCATCGGCCAGGTCATGCTGACCGGTTTCGCCTTCGCGCCGAAATATTTTGCGCAATGCAATGGCCAGCTGCTGCCGGTCAATCAGAACCAGGCATTGTTCAGTCTGCTAGGGCCGCGCTTTGGCGGCGATGGCCGGACTACGTTTGCCCTACCTGATCTGCGCGGTCGCACACCGGTCGGGTACGCGCCGTCGGCCGATGCGAACCGGCAGCCGCCGGTTGCACCGATGGGTCAGGCGGGCGGCGCGGAGGCGGTGACCCTGTTGCCCGCCAACCTGCCCGCGCACAACCACCTGGTGGAATGCAGCAGCACCGGCGGCAACAACCGCACACCGACCGGCCGCGTGTTTGCCACCAACATGGTCACTTCGGGTGCCGCCACGCCGCTATATGCCGCTCCGGGAACGACGGTTCCGCTGGCGCCGGCAACGGTCGCGCCCGCTGGCGGTGACCAACCGCATCCGAATCTGCAGCCCTACACCACGATCAATTTCTGCATCGCGCTGTCGGGCATTTTCCCCTCGCGCAGCTAA
- a CDS encoding phage tail protein, translated as MGTPFIGEIRMFGFGRTPQGWQACDGSLLQISEYEALYLLLGSSYGGDGQTNFGVPDLRGRLPVHQGQGPGLSNYVIAQKSGTETVAVTVPQMPAHTHVAQVTTVAATSPSPAGLLPAAVGATLFYASDVTGATALAMSTQSTSFTGGSQPHDNTMPTLTVQYCIATTGIFPQQS; from the coding sequence ATGGGCACTCCATTCATCGGCGAAATCCGCATGTTCGGCTTCGGCCGCACGCCTCAGGGCTGGCAGGCGTGCGACGGCTCGCTGCTGCAGATCTCCGAATACGAAGCACTGTACCTCCTGCTAGGCAGCTCGTATGGCGGCGATGGGCAAACAAACTTCGGGGTGCCGGATCTACGCGGACGCCTGCCGGTTCACCAGGGCCAGGGCCCTGGCCTGAGCAACTACGTGATCGCCCAGAAGAGCGGTACCGAAACGGTGGCCGTGACCGTGCCGCAGATGCCGGCGCATACCCATGTCGCACAGGTCACGACGGTGGCGGCAACCAGCCCCTCACCGGCCGGACTCCTGCCCGCGGCGGTCGGTGCCACGCTGTTCTATGCCAGCGACGTGACCGGGGCCACCGCGCTGGCGATGTCCACGCAGAGCACCTCGTTCACAGGGGGTAGCCAGCCGCACGACAACACGATGCCGACGCTGACGGTGCAGTACTGCATCGCCACCACGGGCATCTTTCCACAGCAGTCCTGA
- a CDS encoding phage tail protein yields MTEPYFGEIQLFAFDYNPYGWALCNGATLPVMQNTALFSLLGVAYGGNGSTTFQLPNFSARAGCQQGAAPGLTPHALGNAFGSASVSLLSTQMPNHEHGFNAFSQADPSKKSGTPSSGAALSNLNSNSDRPFNAVAPDQQFSPTMVLPAGNGQAHENRQPYLAMNFCIALQGDYPVFD; encoded by the coding sequence ATGACCGAACCCTATTTCGGCGAAATCCAGTTGTTTGCCTTCGATTACAACCCATACGGTTGGGCGCTGTGCAACGGCGCAACTCTGCCGGTCATGCAGAACACCGCGCTGTTCTCGTTGCTGGGCGTGGCCTATGGCGGCAACGGCAGCACCACATTTCAGTTGCCGAACTTCTCCGCGCGCGCCGGCTGCCAGCAGGGGGCGGCGCCGGGTCTGACGCCCCATGCGCTGGGCAATGCGTTCGGCTCCGCCTCGGTGAGCCTGTTGAGCACGCAGATGCCCAACCACGAGCACGGCTTCAACGCGTTCTCGCAAGCGGATCCGAGCAAGAAAAGCGGCACCCCCAGCAGCGGAGCCGCACTGTCGAACTTGAACAGCAACAGCGACCGGCCGTTCAATGCAGTCGCACCCGACCAGCAGTTTTCCCCGACCATGGTGCTGCCCGCCGGCAACGGCCAGGCGCACGAGAATCGGCAGCCCTATCTGGCCATGAACTTCTGCATCGCGCTGCAGGGCGATTACCCGGTGTTCGACTGA
- a CDS encoding GNAT family N-acetyltransferase, whose protein sequence is MPHLRLRVAPIDLEPPAALGVPGGVLRPERAADLHWLRDLYASTRREELAQVPWAEQTKRAFLDQQFALQRAHYLQHFAGADLLIVQVGPLRIGRLYLHRTTTQHTLVDISLLPDWRGKGIGSHLIAYTQASARAAGCAVCLHVLHANPAAQRLYVRHGFIAGCSTQTHLQMHWTPHAQLLS, encoded by the coding sequence ATGCCGCACCTGCGTCTCAGGGTCGCGCCGATCGATCTGGAACCGCCTGCTGCACTGGGCGTGCCAGGCGGCGTGCTTCGGCCCGAGCGCGCCGCCGATCTGCACTGGCTACGCGATCTCTACGCCAGTACGCGGCGCGAGGAACTGGCGCAGGTGCCGTGGGCAGAGCAGACCAAACGCGCGTTTCTGGACCAGCAATTCGCGTTGCAACGCGCCCATTACCTGCAGCATTTCGCCGGTGCCGACTTGTTGATCGTCCAGGTTGGGCCATTGCGTATCGGCCGCCTGTACCTGCACCGCACCACCACGCAACACACGCTGGTGGATATCAGCCTGCTGCCGGACTGGCGCGGCAAGGGCATTGGCTCGCACCTGATCGCCTACACGCAGGCATCCGCCCGCGCTGCGGGGTGCGCCGTGTGCCTGCATGTGCTGCACGCCAACCCTGCCGCGCAGCGGCTGTATGTTCGTCACGGCTTCATTGCGGGGTGCAGCACCCAGACGCATCTGCAGATGCACTGGACTCCCCATGCTCAACTGCTCAGCTGA
- a CDS encoding DUF6916 family protein, whose translation MELLTLEHFAGSVNETFAASLNEGEVPFVLVEARPLQDTRNAQRAPFSLLFRNGSAFLFPQQTYQMRHARLGEIGIFLVPVARERDGFLYQAVFN comes from the coding sequence ATGGAGTTGCTGACGCTTGAACACTTCGCCGGCAGCGTCAACGAAACCTTCGCTGCCTCCTTGAATGAGGGCGAGGTACCGTTCGTGCTGGTGGAAGCGAGGCCACTGCAGGACACACGCAACGCGCAGCGTGCGCCGTTCTCGCTGCTGTTTCGCAATGGCTCGGCCTTTTTGTTTCCGCAACAGACCTATCAGATGCGTCACGCGCGCCTGGGCGAGATCGGCATCTTTCTGGTGCCGGTGGCGCGCGAACGCGACGGGTTCCTGTATCAGGCCGTGTTCAATTGA